A segment of the Fusobacterium ulcerans genome:
GCTTTGAGTATTAGGTTCATTTTTAATTATCTCTTCTATTTCCTTAGCCATTGCTCCAGATTTTTCAATATCCAATCCTTTACCTAGTTCTGCAACTATTGAATATCTTCCTTGATCCTGCTTAGGCATAAATTCCATTTTTAAAAGTTTAGGAGTTGTCATTATTGTAAACATAAATATAACTAATGTTGTTCCTACTGTTTTCCATCTGTTTTTTACAGCCCAGTTTATTATTTTCAAATAGTTGCTTTTTACTGCTCCAAAAAATTTTCCTTCTTTTGTAATATCTGTTTTATTTGTAAGAAATCTGCTGGCAAGCATAGGTATCAAAGTAAGTGAAACTATTATAGCTGCAAGGTTTGAAAATATAATGGAATAGGCCAGATCTCTATTTATTTCTCTTGCTATCCCTGGAATAAACAGTATAGGGATAAATACAACCATTGTTGTCAAAGCTGATGCTATAACTGACATAGTTACTTCTGTAGTTCCATTATCAGCAGCCTCCATTACTGGAGCTTTAAGTTCTGTCATATGTCTGTATATATTATCCACAACAACTACTGAGTTGTCTGTCAGCATTCCCACTCCTATTGATAATCCCATTAGAGATATCAAGTTCAAAGATGTTCCATTTAATGCAAGGAATGCAAATGTAAATATAACCGCTACTGGAAGAGCTGCTGATACCAATAGTGTTGCTCTTATATTTTTCAAGAACAAATATAATACTATTGTTGCAAGAATAAGTCCTTGCACTGCTGTTCCACTAACATTTGAAATAGATTTATTAATATCTTCTGAAGTATCCAAAAGTATACTGTATTCAGTATTTGGAGGCATAATAGGTTTTAATACTTCTAAAGCATCTAAAGCTTTATTGTTAAGATCTATTGTGCTTCCATCTGATGATTTTTCAACTACTACTGCTATTGATTCTTTTCCTGAAAGATATGATATATCCTCTGGATCTTCTGTAGTCAATACAACATTAGCTACATCTTTAAGCCTTAAAGTATTTCCATTACTATTTAAAATCATATCTTCAAAAGTATCTATATAGTTTAATTCTCCCATAAATCTAACAATTACATCTTTAGATCCTGTACTTATTGTTCCCAAAGGCAGATTTAAGCTCGATACTCTTATCATTTCATAAAGTTCTGTAGGAGAAAGATCATAAGCTGCAAGCTTGTCACTGTCTATTTGAATCTGCACCTGTTTATCAGGATTTCCATAAACATTTACTTCTCCTATACCAGGCAAACTTTCAAATTTAGGTTTCAGATATTCCTCAACAAAACTACTTAACTCTGTCTTGTTAGGAGCACTCAGCATTATTACCAAAGTCAGATTTCCTGATCCTACTTCAACTTTCTTCGCTACAGGAGTGTCAGCATCACTAGGAAGATCATTTGTTATCTTTGATAATTCTCTTTGTATCTCTGTTACTTTATCATCTGCATCAATTCCATAGTCAAATTTTACTGATATTGTTGACTGACCATAAGTTGATGTTGATTCTATTTTATCTATTCCTTCAACGTTAGGAAGTATTTCCTCTATTTTTTTAGTAACCTGTGTCTCTACATCTTCTGCTACTGCCCCCTGCCATGTTGTTCTAACTGTAACAACTGGGATATTCATATTTGGTAAAAGCTCTGATTTCATAGAAAACATTGCCATTAATCCAATGAACATAACAGATACCATAAGCATTGTTGTAGCAACTGGTCTACGTATTGATAAACCTGCTAAAGTCATTTATTTATTCACCTCATTATTTTCTTTTAACTCTTATTATTCTTCAATTATTACTTTGCTTCTGTATTTTCCTCTACTTCATTTCCTTCTTCTAATCCGAAGATACCTTTAACTACTATTCTGTCTCCTTCTTTTATATTGTCTGAAGAAATTTCAGTATATGGAAGATTTGTAGCTCCTGTTTTTACCTCTACTCTTTTTGCCACTCCATCTTCTGCTTTAAATACATAGCTTAGCAAGTTTCTTACAAATATTGCTTCATCTGAAACTGACAGTACATCAATTTCTCCTACTGGAATAGTTACATATGAATACATTCCATCTTTTATAGCTCTATCAGGATTATCAACCGCTATTTTTATCATATATTTTTTAGTTGCTGAATCTGCAATTGGGTTTATTTCTAAGATTTTTCCAACAAATTTCTTACCTAATGCTCCTACTTCAACTTCCAGATCCTGTCCTACTTTTATTTGAGTAAGCCACTCTGCTGGGAATCCTACATAAGTTTCCATAGATTTATCATTTACCACTGTGAATATAATTTCACTTGATGATATTTCATTTCCTTCTTTTCCAAAAAGGTTTCCTACAATTCCATCTATTTCAGCTTTCCTGAATAATTTATCATAGTCGCTTTTTGCATTTTCATAAGATGCTTTAGCTGCTTCATAATTTCCTTTTGCACTTACATAAGTATTTTCATAACCTATATATTCAAGGTAAGATACTAACTCTTTCTCATAAAGGCTCTCAAATTTTTGATAGTTGTTCTTTGCAATATTAAGTGAAGACAGTGCTGATGTATAGTTAGCTTTTGCTGTGAAATAACTTGATTCTGTAGCAGCATCTGAAAGTTCCATTACAAGCTCGCCTTTTTTTACTGTGTCTCCATTTCTTTTAAGTATTTTCTCTATCGTTCCACCTTTTTCAGTCTGATGATTAACCTTGTTTTTAGGTTCCAGTACAGCATCTGATTTAAATACCTGATTCATTTTTCTCATTGTTGCAGGTTCTGTGATAACATATTTAACTTTTTTCTCTATCACTTCTTCTTGTTTTTTCCCACAACCTGTCATAACTAATATTAAAAATAATATTAAATAACCTGCTTTTTTCATTCTTGTTCCTCCTAAAATCCCTGATGATTAATTTCAATATTTATATAAACTAAATAAGCAATGATCTATATTTTTCAAATGCATATAGATAATCTATTACTATTTGATTGTATGCTACTTTTGCCTCTCTTTCCTGTGATTCAGACAATAGATAATCTACTGCTGAAATTAATCCTGCATCGTATCTTTCCTGATCCATTCTGAAGTTCTCTATAGCTGCTTCCATTGCTCTCTCTTTAGAATCTCTCTCTTTTTCCATTCTGATTAATTCCAAATAAGCATCTGTTACACTTATATCAATACTATCTTTTGATATTTTCTCTCTCAACATTTCCTGTTCTTTTCCTATTGCTGCTACTTTATAGCTGTCATAGTTCTTTCCAAATTCAAATACATTCCATGTTACCTGTACTCCGCCTCTCCATTCAGCTTCATCTATTGTTGGATTATATTTTGTTCTTTCTGATGTTCCATAACTTGCAAAAGCATTTACCTTAGGAAGCATATCTGCTCTTGACACCATTTTTGAAGCATCTGCTGCTTCTACATAGTTCTTAGCTACTAAAGCATTTATACTCTCATTCATAGCTTGATCTAAATCTGCTTTGAAGTTTATATTTCTACTTAAATACATAGGAACATTAAAATCTACCACTGTTACATCTTCCTGTTTAGGTATTCCTGTTTTTATTTTAAGATTTTCTTTTTCAATAGTTATTCCATTTTTTGTTCCAATGATTTGTGACTCAACTTCTAAAAGTGAATATTCTGTTTTTAACAGATCTGTTTTTGTGATAAGTCTTAAATCCAACTGTGCTTTCTGTTTATTATATCTTGTTTGCAGTTCTCTTTTAGAAGATTCCAAAGCCTCTAAATCTTTCTCATATTTAACTATATTAGAATAATTTTGAATTGTACTCAATCTCACGTCTCTTCTTTCACCTAAATACAAAAGATTAGCTATACTTTTGTAAGCTTTAGCTCCTTTTATTCCACCAAGAACAGCTCCACCTTGGAATAATGGCTGTGATATAGATATAGTCTGAGTATATCCACCCTTTCTGTCTACCTGATTTTCCCATCCATGTTTATACATTTGACGTTCAGATTCACTTCTTGTATATGTTCCACTATATACCACACTTGGCAGTGCATCTTTAAATGCAATTCCTACATTTAATTTTGCTACTTCAACATCCTTCTCAGAAATTTTAATTTCTTTACTATTCTCCAGTGACATCTGTATAGCTTGATCTAGAGTAATCTCTCTAGCAAATAGTGAACTACTTAATATTAAAAGTAATCCCAATATTTTTTTCATTGTTACCTCCTGAATATTTTTATTCTCAATATAAAAAATTATTAGAAAATTATTTTTAAAATTGTTATTATATAAGATATACAATTTTAAATTTTTTATTTTATATATACACTTATTTTTACAATTTCTATTCTAAACTTTAAAGTAAGTTTAAAGTTGAAAATATTTAAATTATCTTAAAATTGTCATTATACATATTTTAGAGTCTAAAATATTTTTCTTTTTTATTCACAAGTCTTATTATAAACTTTAAAGCTACTTTAAAGTCAAGATTTTTTAAAACTATTTTTTAATAAATATATTCGGAGGGTAACAGATGGAAAAATATCTTTCTATTGGTGAAATTTCTAAAATTACAAAAGTCCCTACTTCAAAATTAAGATTTTATGATAAGGAAGGCTTACTTTCACCTCAACTAAAAAAAGAAAGCAGATACAGATATTATTCTAGTGAACAATTAATACTTATAAAAAAAATTGTTACACTTAGAGATTTAGGCTTTACAATAAAGGAAATTAAAGAGTTTTTAGGAAATGAAAAAAATAATGAAAAAGATATAGAGATGATAAAAAATGTTCTGAACAGAGTTCAGGAAGAGATAAAAAAACTAAAATCAATAGAGAAAGAATTACTGACAGATTTAAATAAGAAACCAAGAAAAATTGGAATACCTTTTTTAGAAGAAGTTGAAGAAAAAAAAGGTGTTAGAATTCTCAAAGAAGTTAATATTTCAAAGGAAGAAAATTTGCTTAGTATGATTAAAAATGTAATAAAGCATGAGGAAAAAGGATATAAAATCCTCTCCCATACAATTAGAAAAAAGATAGAAGATTTACCTAATGAAAACTCTTTAGAAAATGGGTATATAACTACTGATAATCCAGAACTTCATAATTCTATTATTTTAAAAAAAGGAAAGTATGCTTCTATTTTAGGTAAAGGAAGTTTTGAGAACAGTACTGTTTTAACTGAACTTTTTAATTGGATAAAAGAAAATAATTTGAAAATAATAGATGAATATGCTAATATATTTTTCAATCCTGAGG
Coding sequences within it:
- a CDS encoding TolC family protein; the protein is MKKILGLLLILSSSLFAREITLDQAIQMSLENSKEIKISEKDVEVAKLNVGIAFKDALPSVVYSGTYTRSESERQMYKHGWENQVDRKGGYTQTISISQPLFQGGAVLGGIKGAKAYKSIANLLYLGERRDVRLSTIQNYSNIVKYEKDLEALESSKRELQTRYNKQKAQLDLRLITKTDLLKTEYSLLEVESQIIGTKNGITIEKENLKIKTGIPKQEDVTVVDFNVPMYLSRNINFKADLDQAMNESINALVAKNYVEAADASKMVSRADMLPKVNAFASYGTSERTKYNPTIDEAEWRGGVQVTWNVFEFGKNYDSYKVAAIGKEQEMLREKISKDSIDISVTDAYLELIRMEKERDSKERAMEAAIENFRMDQERYDAGLISAVDYLLSESQEREAKVAYNQIVIDYLYAFEKYRSLLI
- a CDS encoding MerR family transcriptional regulator; translated protein: MEKYLSIGEISKITKVPTSKLRFYDKEGLLSPQLKKESRYRYYSSEQLILIKKIVTLRDLGFTIKEIKEFLGNEKNNEKDIEMIKNVLNRVQEEIKKLKSIEKELLTDLNKKPRKIGIPFLEEVEEKKGVRILKEVNISKEENLLSMIKNVIKHEEKGYKILSHTIRKKIEDLPNENSLENGYITTDNPELHNSIILKKGKYASILGKGSFENSTVLTELFNWIKENNLKIIDEYANIFFNPEGIGVKSKKDVPYEIKILVE
- a CDS encoding efflux RND transporter periplasmic adaptor subunit codes for the protein MKKAGYLILFLILVMTGCGKKQEEVIEKKVKYVITEPATMRKMNQVFKSDAVLEPKNKVNHQTEKGGTIEKILKRNGDTVKKGELVMELSDAATESSYFTAKANYTSALSSLNIAKNNYQKFESLYEKELVSYLEYIGYENTYVSAKGNYEAAKASYENAKSDYDKLFRKAEIDGIVGNLFGKEGNEISSSEIIFTVVNDKSMETYVGFPAEWLTQIKVGQDLEVEVGALGKKFVGKILEINPIADSATKKYMIKIAVDNPDRAIKDGMYSYVTIPVGEIDVLSVSDEAIFVRNLLSYVFKAEDGVAKRVEVKTGATNLPYTEISSDNIKEGDRIVVKGIFGLEEGNEVEENTEAK
- a CDS encoding efflux RND transporter permease subunit; this translates as MTLAGLSIRRPVATTMLMVSVMFIGLMAMFSMKSELLPNMNIPVVTVRTTWQGAVAEDVETQVTKKIEEILPNVEGIDKIESTSTYGQSTISVKFDYGIDADDKVTEIQRELSKITNDLPSDADTPVAKKVEVGSGNLTLVIMLSAPNKTELSSFVEEYLKPKFESLPGIGEVNVYGNPDKQVQIQIDSDKLAAYDLSPTELYEMIRVSSLNLPLGTISTGSKDVIVRFMGELNYIDTFEDMILNSNGNTLRLKDVANVVLTTEDPEDISYLSGKESIAVVVEKSSDGSTIDLNNKALDALEVLKPIMPPNTEYSILLDTSEDINKSISNVSGTAVQGLILATIVLYLFLKNIRATLLVSAALPVAVIFTFAFLALNGTSLNLISLMGLSIGVGMLTDNSVVVVDNIYRHMTELKAPVMEAADNGTTEVTMSVIASALTTMVVFIPILFIPGIAREINRDLAYSIIFSNLAAIIVSLTLIPMLASRFLTNKTDITKEGKFFGAVKSNYLKIINWAVKNRWKTVGTTLVIFMFTIMTTPKLLKMEFMPKQDQGRYSIVAELGKGLDIEKSGAMAKEIEEIIKNEPNTQSYFTIVQKDSFSINVDIGKKDTRKTSVFEIINKLRPIVEKIPDTRTNLSEDFAMGSQQRDVQFDIVGANLEEIKEVGAKVLEEIKKYPGAVDVKSTLDPGNVEARVVLDRDKIKSYGISPSVIAKTLSYSILGGDRSDTVTVKTGIEEIDVMVRLPKNKRNDINALKNINIKIGSGKFIKLSDVAEIVMAEGSSEINKTDRIYSVTVSANDGGVGINAIQNKLVEAYNSTNPPKSISYRWSGDSESLGDTVSQLGLALGIAIFLIYALLASQFENFVLPVIIIGSIPLALIGVLWGLILTNQAVNIMVMIGVILLAGVVVNNAIVLIDFIKMTRERGSERQEAVIESCRTRLRPILMTTMTTVLGMLPLSLGIGEGAEIYRGMAITVMFGLTFSTLLTLVVIPILYTMIEDMNNAVLRFIKRTIIRIKMLLPKKLTGRK